A genomic segment from Terriglobales bacterium encodes:
- a CDS encoding FAD-linked oxidase C-terminal domain-containing protein, whose product MATLVNIKPNPRVSADDWSKEAHALESELRKKIAGEVRFDIGSRALYASDLSIYRQVPIGVVIPKQMEDVFETVEACRRRDVPILARGCGTSLAGQTCNVAVVIDFSKYLNQLLELDPYRCYARVQPGIICDQLRHAAERFHLTFGPDPATHKYCTLGGMLGNNSCGAHSVMAGKTVDNVEELEILTYDGLHLTVGKTSEFELARKMRDAGRTGEIYKSLKKLRDRYGKEIRDRYPQIPRRVSGYNLDELLPENEFHVARSLIGSESTCALILSAKLKLVPSPAKRALLVIAYPDMFTAADHAADLRALNPIALEAFQKHVIENMHRKGKPVGGVDLLPKGDTWVLVEFGAETEAEAAAEAEHAKRKVERSMSGHLEMKVFSDAGDQQSIWQTREDGVGASRVPGEEDAWPSWEDTAVAPEKLGNYLRDFYKIVDRHGYKMTIFGHFGDGCMHTRLTFNLKTAAGVRNFRSFMEEATDLVVSYGGSLSGEHGDGQAKGELLPKMFGSELMQAFREFKSIWDPHWRMNPGKVVDAYPLDSNLRAGPDYRPQPVFTHFKFPEDHGSFAEATERCFGVGKCRSLDSGTMCPSFRATREEKHTTRGRARLLFEMLRGDSIQEGWQDAHVKEALDLCLSCKGCKGDCPVSVDVATYKAEFLSHYYESKPRPRTAYALGLINEWAQLASLMPGAFNIITQTPALAEIAKKAAEISPHRSLPPIAPTTFRAWFQKRKSRKRDHRADTRQKVLLWADTFNNYFHPDIAHAAVEVLESAGFDLIVPEKPLCCGRPLFDFGMLDRAKSYLQKVLSNLRQDLTSGVPIVVLEPSCAAVFRDELCNLMPADEDAARMKSQTFLLSEFLQKKAPDFQIPKLERRAIVHGHCHHKAIMQMDDEIALLKRLGLDFEVLDDGCCGMAGSFGFEEEKYDVSIRCAEHGLLPAIRKAESDAFIIANGFSCQEQIRQLTNREALHIAQVIQLALHNGRGLNGDPPEQSMVERREKEVKASMLKTSSALVSAGLAAAALWYAAVKRNSNGTEAAAQQN is encoded by the coding sequence ATGGCGACACTGGTAAACATAAAGCCTAATCCACGCGTCAGCGCCGATGATTGGTCCAAGGAGGCGCATGCGCTCGAATCCGAGCTGAGGAAGAAGATCGCAGGTGAAGTGCGCTTTGACATCGGCAGTCGCGCTCTCTACGCCTCTGACCTCTCGATTTATCGTCAGGTGCCGATTGGCGTAGTGATCCCGAAGCAGATGGAGGATGTGTTCGAAACCGTCGAAGCTTGCCGACGGCGTGACGTTCCCATCCTGGCACGAGGATGCGGAACCAGCCTGGCAGGCCAAACCTGCAATGTCGCTGTCGTGATCGACTTTTCCAAGTATCTCAATCAGCTTCTCGAGCTCGATCCGTATCGCTGCTACGCGCGTGTGCAGCCTGGCATCATCTGTGACCAGCTTCGCCATGCGGCCGAGCGATTTCACCTCACCTTCGGTCCCGATCCTGCGACTCACAAGTACTGCACGCTGGGCGGAATGCTTGGTAACAATTCCTGCGGCGCACACTCGGTGATGGCGGGCAAAACCGTCGACAACGTGGAAGAGCTGGAGATCCTCACTTACGACGGCCTTCATCTGACGGTGGGTAAAACCAGCGAATTCGAATTAGCCCGCAAAATGCGCGATGCGGGCAGGACAGGAGAGATTTACAAATCGTTGAAAAAGCTGCGGGACCGTTATGGGAAAGAGATTCGCGACCGGTATCCACAGATTCCGCGTCGTGTCTCTGGCTATAACCTTGATGAGCTCCTTCCCGAAAACGAATTCCATGTCGCTCGCTCGCTGATTGGGTCTGAGAGCACCTGTGCATTGATCCTTTCGGCAAAGCTGAAGCTCGTGCCCAGTCCTGCAAAACGAGCGCTGCTGGTAATCGCCTATCCCGACATGTTCACGGCCGCCGATCATGCCGCCGATTTGCGCGCGTTGAACCCTATCGCGCTTGAGGCTTTCCAAAAGCACGTCATCGAAAACATGCACCGAAAAGGGAAGCCGGTCGGCGGAGTCGACCTACTCCCCAAAGGAGACACCTGGGTTCTGGTCGAGTTCGGAGCTGAAACCGAAGCCGAAGCGGCAGCCGAAGCCGAGCACGCGAAGCGCAAAGTCGAGCGCAGTATGAGTGGGCACCTGGAAATGAAGGTGTTCTCTGATGCCGGTGATCAACAGTCGATCTGGCAAACGCGTGAAGATGGCGTCGGCGCGAGCCGTGTTCCCGGCGAAGAAGACGCATGGCCTTCATGGGAAGACACGGCAGTAGCTCCGGAGAAGTTGGGAAATTACCTGCGTGATTTCTACAAGATTGTCGACAGGCACGGTTACAAAATGACGATCTTCGGTCACTTCGGCGATGGCTGCATGCACACTCGTCTTACCTTCAACCTGAAGACTGCAGCAGGTGTGCGCAATTTTCGCAGCTTCATGGAAGAGGCGACCGATCTCGTCGTCAGCTATGGAGGTTCGCTCTCGGGCGAGCACGGCGACGGCCAGGCGAAAGGCGAGTTGCTGCCGAAGATGTTTGGGTCGGAGCTGATGCAGGCGTTTCGCGAGTTTAAGTCAATCTGGGACCCGCATTGGCGAATGAATCCGGGCAAGGTGGTCGATGCATATCCGTTGGATTCGAATTTACGCGCGGGTCCGGACTATCGGCCTCAGCCGGTCTTCACGCATTTTAAATTTCCCGAAGATCACGGCAGCTTCGCCGAAGCGACGGAACGCTGCTTCGGAGTAGGAAAGTGCCGATCTCTCGACAGCGGCACCATGTGTCCCAGTTTTCGCGCTACTCGCGAAGAGAAACATACGACGCGCGGCCGCGCCCGCCTGCTGTTCGAAATGCTGCGCGGCGATTCCATTCAGGAAGGTTGGCAGGATGCGCATGTGAAAGAGGCGCTCGATCTGTGTCTTTCGTGTAAAGGGTGCAAAGGTGATTGTCCGGTATCAGTCGATGTCGCGACTTACAAAGCTGAATTTCTGTCGCATTACTACGAATCGAAGCCTCGCCCCCGGACTGCGTATGCTTTGGGGCTCATCAATGAATGGGCGCAACTCGCATCCTTGATGCCTGGTGCCTTCAACATCATCACGCAAACCCCTGCATTGGCCGAAATCGCCAAGAAAGCGGCGGAAATTTCTCCGCATCGATCGCTGCCGCCGATTGCTCCCACGACATTTCGTGCGTGGTTTCAAAAGCGGAAATCGCGCAAACGCGATCACCGGGCTGATACACGGCAGAAAGTGCTGTTGTGGGCCGATACATTCAATAACTACTTCCACCCAGATATCGCGCACGCTGCAGTTGAAGTATTGGAATCGGCGGGGTTCGACCTCATCGTTCCTGAAAAGCCACTCTGCTGTGGTCGTCCGTTGTTCGATTTTGGAATGCTCGATCGCGCGAAGAGCTACCTGCAGAAGGTCTTGAGCAACTTACGCCAGGACCTCACCTCCGGGGTTCCCATTGTGGTCCTCGAGCCCAGTTGCGCCGCAGTCTTTCGTGATGAGCTCTGTAATCTCATGCCTGCGGACGAAGATGCAGCGCGCATGAAGAGCCAGACATTTCTGCTAAGCGAGTTCCTGCAGAAGAAGGCTCCGGATTTCCAAATTCCCAAACTCGAGCGCCGAGCGATTGTTCACGGACACTGTCATCACAAAGCGATCATGCAGATGGACGATGAGATTGCGCTGCTCAAGCGGCTCGGCCTGGATTTCGAAGTACTCGATGACGGCTGCTGCGGAATGGCGGGCTCATTCGGTTTCGAAGAGGAGAAGTACGACGTCTCCATTCGCTGCGCCGAACATGGCCTACTCCCAGCGATCCGAAAAGCCGAAAGTGACGCGTTCATCATCGCCAACGGCTTCAGTTGTCAGGAGCAGATTCGCCAACTCACGAATCGTGAGGCTCTGCACATCGCTCAAGTGATTCAGCTTGCGCTGCACAACGGCCGAGGTCTAAACGGAGATCCTCCGGAGCAGAGCATGGTTGAGCGGCGCGAGAAGGAAGTGAAAGCGTCGATGTTGAAGACGAGCAGCGCGCTCGTAAGCGCCGGGCTCGCAGCGGCAGCACTGTGGTATGCGGCGGTTAAACGGAACTCGAATGGTACGGAGGCCGCAGCTCAGCAGAACTGA
- a CDS encoding NADH-quinone oxidoreductase subunit N translates to MTPNPDLSYVRILPELVLSVWGIVVMFVEPLLPERSSRKALGVFSFIGTLVAIAASLYQANYPGLGWFGMIRVDEFSVFFHVLICAISAVVILASFEYLETQQIRGGEYYALILFGTVGMVLMSSAVELVLIFIALEISSIATYVLAGFRRRYATSTESSIKYFLLGSFATAFFLYGVALMFGATGSTKIYDIASALQPSGASLVPGMNVPISHGLAYVAVALIFVGIGFKVASAPFHIWTPDVYEGAPAPVVALMSTGPKAAAFAVLLRILFGAAIGTGNAWFWLVWISAALSMTLGNLGALLQTNVKRMLAYSSIAHAGYLLVAFAAVIAPNARDVGITAAIFYAASYAAMNVGAFAVVSHFARSGEQYVNIEDYAGLGKRSPVLAITLTIFLLSLIGIPATGGFFAKFYVFNAALKSNLVWLTIIGLVNSAVAAYYYLRLVVVMYMYEPQAGEETLRLKAAPGLTTALVVAAIVTVWLGVKPGNVLDYANRGAVRLLPAVQQTSNLIR, encoded by the coding sequence ATGACGCCCAATCCTGATCTGAGTTACGTCCGCATTCTTCCTGAGCTCGTGTTGAGCGTCTGGGGCATTGTTGTCATGTTCGTCGAGCCGCTCCTGCCGGAGCGCTCCAGCCGTAAGGCCCTCGGCGTCTTTTCCTTTATCGGCACGCTGGTCGCGATTGCCGCTTCGCTGTACCAGGCCAACTATCCCGGATTGGGATGGTTCGGGATGATTCGTGTCGATGAATTCAGCGTCTTCTTTCACGTGCTGATTTGCGCGATCTCGGCGGTCGTGATCCTCGCGTCATTTGAATATCTCGAAACGCAGCAGATTCGCGGTGGGGAGTACTACGCGCTGATCCTTTTTGGAACGGTCGGCATGGTGCTGATGTCGTCGGCAGTGGAGCTGGTGCTGATCTTCATTGCGCTGGAAATCTCTTCCATTGCAACCTATGTGCTTGCCGGCTTCCGCCGACGCTACGCGACCAGCACCGAGTCATCGATCAAGTACTTTCTGCTGGGCTCGTTCGCGACGGCATTCTTTCTGTACGGTGTTGCACTGATGTTCGGTGCAACGGGATCGACCAAGATCTACGATATCGCCTCGGCTCTGCAGCCATCCGGCGCCTCACTCGTTCCAGGCATGAATGTGCCGATAAGCCATGGGCTCGCTTATGTGGCTGTTGCGCTTATATTCGTGGGCATTGGTTTTAAAGTCGCTTCGGCGCCGTTTCATATCTGGACTCCCGATGTATATGAAGGTGCGCCGGCTCCCGTTGTGGCACTCATGTCCACGGGGCCGAAAGCCGCGGCTTTCGCGGTGCTGCTCCGCATTCTCTTTGGAGCTGCAATCGGAACCGGCAATGCGTGGTTTTGGCTGGTATGGATCTCCGCCGCGCTCTCGATGACGCTGGGCAATCTGGGCGCATTATTGCAGACGAACGTGAAACGCATGCTGGCGTATTCGTCGATCGCTCACGCCGGATATTTGCTGGTCGCGTTCGCCGCCGTGATCGCTCCCAATGCGCGCGACGTCGGCATCACGGCTGCCATCTTCTATGCCGCTTCCTACGCTGCGATGAACGTGGGCGCCTTCGCAGTCGTATCTCACTTCGCACGCAGCGGCGAGCAATACGTAAACATTGAAGACTATGCAGGGTTGGGGAAGCGGTCTCCAGTGCTCGCGATAACTTTAACCATCTTCCTACTTTCCCTGATTGGGATTCCCGCAACGGGAGGCTTCTTCGCCAAGTTCTACGTCTTCAATGCCGCTCTCAAGAGCAATCTGGTGTGGCTCACAATCATCGGCTTGGTGAATAGCGCGGTTGCCGCTTACTATTACCTACGGCTCGTAGTTGTCATGTACATGTATGAACCGCAAGCCGGCGAAGAAACTTTGCGATTGAAGGCAGCGCCTGGGCTGACCACTGCACTCGTTGTCGCGGCTATCGTCACGGTCTGGCTTGGAGTAAAGCCGGGCAACGTGTTGGATTATGCCAATCGCGGAGCCGTTCGGCTCTTACCTGCGGTTCAGCAAACGTCCAATCTCATTCGGTAG
- a CDS encoding DUF2127 domain-containing protein, whose amino-acid sequence MPFRLPGTNPEDCPPDDVRCAHLAGLRAVASLEALKGILAIGAGIGLFTLLHKDLGDIAENIVEALHLNPAHRIAQAFINAADRMSDTRIVTLAFVAFGYAVIRFIEAYGLWNARAWAEWFAIISGAAYLPWEILEVVKHPHHVIRWIVLLINIVVVLYMVYVRWDTLKEGKREHVAGNRAKHGALG is encoded by the coding sequence ATGCCGTTTCGACTTCCCGGAACCAACCCCGAAGATTGTCCGCCGGATGACGTGCGTTGCGCTCATCTTGCAGGCTTGCGAGCAGTAGCCTCGCTCGAAGCGCTCAAAGGAATTCTCGCAATCGGTGCTGGAATCGGACTGTTCACTCTGCTTCACAAAGATCTCGGAGATATTGCTGAAAATATTGTCGAGGCGCTGCACCTCAATCCTGCACATCGCATTGCGCAGGCGTTTATCAATGCTGCCGATCGCATGAGCGATACGCGCATCGTCACTCTTGCGTTTGTGGCGTTCGGATATGCGGTGATTCGCTTCATCGAAGCTTACGGTCTATGGAACGCGCGTGCCTGGGCGGAGTGGTTCGCGATCATCTCAGGAGCTGCTTATCTACCGTGGGAGATTCTTGAAGTGGTGAAGCATCCTCATCATGTGATCCGCTGGATTGTGCTGCTCATCAACATCGTTGTAGTGCTTTACATGGTCTATGTGCGGTGGGACACGTTGAAGGAAGGGAAGAGGGAACACGTGGCAGGGAACAGGGCGAAGCATGGTGCGCTTGGATAA
- a CDS encoding NADH-quinone oxidoreductase subunit M, with amino-acid sequence MNTWILTLITFVPFAGAILIALFPRNDRVIKWTALIVSIVAFIFSLHLPVHWSSGAAGFQFVIDAEWIAHPNIHYHLGVDGISVWLVLLTTFLTPFCVLISWKSIHGAVKEFFVIMLILETAMIGVFVALDLFLFYVFWEATLIPMALMIGMYGHERRVYAAVKFFLYTMVASVFMLAAIIWFYVQLGSFDYVKIQSAIQSGSIPGFNHAAELLFFGFFIAFAVKVPLFPFHTWLPDAHVEAPTAGSVLLAGVLLKMGVYGLLRFNATLFPAQAHEHAPWINALALIGIVYGALVALVQPNMKKLVAYSSVSHLGFCVLGVFTFTQIGVDGAVYQMLNHGISTGALFMLLGMLHERRHTYEIKEYGGLASPMPVYSTLFLMITLSSVGLPLLNGFVGEFLILSGAFSAWQWYGIIGTTGVIWSAGYLLWLYQRTFYGEVKQPVNASLPDADGRERISLIPMVAMAIIMGVASPLWIRMIDPSVQQSLRPTAWIVTSNPQHSTLLAHLLPVSKADK; translated from the coding sequence ATGAACACCTGGATTCTCACGCTGATTACGTTTGTGCCCTTCGCGGGAGCGATCCTGATCGCGCTCTTCCCGCGCAACGATCGCGTCATTAAATGGACTGCGCTCATTGTTTCCATCGTTGCGTTTATTTTCTCGCTGCATCTACCGGTGCATTGGTCGAGCGGTGCGGCGGGATTCCAGTTCGTCATCGACGCGGAGTGGATTGCGCATCCGAACATTCACTATCACCTCGGCGTGGACGGCATCTCGGTGTGGCTCGTGCTGCTTACGACTTTTCTTACGCCGTTCTGCGTCCTGATTTCGTGGAAGTCGATCCACGGCGCGGTGAAGGAATTCTTCGTCATCATGCTGATCCTGGAGACGGCGATGATCGGCGTCTTCGTCGCGCTCGATCTGTTCCTCTTCTACGTCTTCTGGGAGGCCACGCTGATTCCGATGGCGCTGATGATCGGCATGTATGGCCACGAGCGCCGGGTCTATGCTGCTGTGAAGTTCTTCCTGTACACGATGGTCGCATCGGTGTTCATGCTGGCAGCGATCATATGGTTTTACGTGCAGCTTGGAAGCTTTGATTACGTGAAGATTCAGAGCGCAATCCAAAGCGGATCGATTCCAGGATTCAATCATGCTGCCGAGCTTCTGTTCTTCGGATTCTTCATCGCGTTTGCGGTGAAGGTGCCTCTGTTCCCATTCCACACGTGGCTGCCCGATGCGCACGTCGAAGCTCCGACTGCGGGGTCGGTGCTGCTGGCTGGCGTGTTGCTGAAGATGGGCGTGTATGGATTGCTGCGCTTCAACGCGACGCTCTTTCCTGCTCAGGCGCACGAGCATGCACCCTGGATCAACGCATTGGCGCTGATTGGAATTGTTTACGGGGCATTAGTCGCGCTCGTCCAGCCGAACATGAAGAAACTGGTAGCGTACTCCTCTGTGAGCCACCTTGGGTTCTGTGTGCTCGGCGTTTTCACCTTCACGCAGATCGGCGTCGATGGCGCTGTTTACCAGATGCTGAATCACGGCATCTCGACCGGCGCACTGTTCATGCTGCTGGGCATGCTGCATGAACGTCGCCACACTTACGAGATCAAAGAATACGGCGGACTGGCTTCACCGATGCCGGTTTACTCGACGCTGTTCCTGATGATCACGCTCTCTTCAGTCGGACTGCCGCTGCTGAACGGATTTGTCGGCGAGTTCCTGATCCTCAGCGGCGCGTTCAGCGCGTGGCAGTGGTACGGAATCATCGGCACTACGGGAGTGATCTGGAGCGCAGGCTATCTGCTGTGGCTGTATCAGCGAACGTTCTACGGAGAGGTGAAGCAGCCGGTCAACGCCTCGCTGCCTGATGCCGACGGACGCGAGCGCATCAGCCTGATTCCGATGGTCGCGATGGCGATCATCATGGGCGTGGCTTCCCCGCTCTGGATTCGCATGATCGATCCATCGGTTCAGCAGTCGCTGCGGCCGACAGCGTGGATCGTAACGTCCAATCCTCAGCACTCGACATTACTCGCGCACCTGCTCCCGGTGAGCAAGGCAGATAAATGA
- a CDS encoding YoaK family protein → MPGQNHSEKSAVALLLTFAAGCVDIVGYLSAYHTFTAHMTGNTVHLGNSLFGGDAKEAGLAGLVLIAFVGGSLAGRALIEVGARNRIRAIASWTLGIEAALLAIVASGELGGLKSEVAVHYPKTALGLLALAMGLQTATITRVGALTVHTTFVTGMINKFCQLVSQVIFDAFDAVSGKTNPAVAERLHHRHQTVRKAWFIFAIWCTYTVGAVAGTGLESKWELQSLFIPVALLCIAIIADQFLPLAVEEEKDQSER, encoded by the coding sequence GTGCCTGGACAGAATCATTCCGAAAAATCTGCGGTCGCCCTTCTCCTCACCTTTGCTGCAGGGTGTGTGGACATCGTCGGCTATCTTTCCGCCTACCACACGTTCACCGCACACATGACCGGCAACACGGTTCACCTTGGTAATTCGCTGTTCGGCGGAGATGCTAAGGAAGCTGGACTCGCCGGCTTGGTGCTGATCGCGTTTGTGGGAGGATCTCTCGCAGGACGTGCCCTGATTGAGGTAGGCGCGCGCAATCGGATTCGCGCCATTGCTTCGTGGACTCTGGGCATCGAAGCCGCGTTGCTCGCGATCGTCGCTTCGGGAGAACTCGGCGGACTCAAATCAGAAGTGGCGGTGCACTATCCGAAGACTGCGCTCGGGTTGCTCGCCCTTGCCATGGGGCTGCAGACGGCAACCATCACTCGCGTTGGGGCTCTGACCGTGCACACTACGTTTGTTACGGGCATGATCAACAAGTTTTGCCAGCTCGTCTCACAGGTGATCTTCGACGCCTTCGACGCTGTGTCGGGAAAGACGAATCCCGCAGTTGCTGAACGGCTGCACCATCGGCATCAGACCGTCCGCAAAGCTTGGTTTATATTTGCAATCTGGTGCACTTACACGGTGGGTGCGGTCGCTGGCACGGGGCTGGAATCGAAATGGGAATTGCAATCGCTCTTTATTCCTGTTGCACTGCTGTGCATCGCAATCATCGCTGATCAGTTTCTTCCGCTAGCGGTAGAAGAAGAAAAAGACCAGTCCGAGCGCTGA
- a CDS encoding thiamine pyrophosphate-dependent enzyme yields MAMTISDAVVHTLIDWGVEVVFGLPGDGINGFMEALRKAQGRIRYVHMRHEEAAAMAACGYAKFSGKLGVCFSTAAPGAIHMLNGLYDAKIDQAPVLAITGMTYHDLIGTHYLQDMNQDYLFQDVAIYNQRIMGPAHVENVVNLACRAALSHRGVSHICIPIDYQIATMSEQKRSHRNLPGHESDAFTIPRRIPERAQIEKAAAVFKNKKKIAILAGAGARGAREELEQTAERLGAPVVKALLGKDCLPDDSPYCVGGTGVVGTRPSWNAFKECDALLIVGSSFPYIEFLPKPGQAVGVQIDDKPERIGLRYPVNVGLVGDAKATLRELLAFLPRNKDRGFLKQAQKEAREWWALMEERGTRRDKPMKPQVITWNLSKMLKDDAIVCGDSGTVTTWIARMMLRKNQKFSFSGTLCSMAAGLPYAIGAQVAFPRRQVVAFTGDGSLSMMMGDLATLVQHKLPIKLIVVKNNTLGLIKWEQMIFLGNPEYGVELAPIDFVKVAEACGLKAVYIEEPKNCHDQLKQALNMDGPVVIECVVDPHEPPLPPVITKRQTKHLAEALARGDRNRVPIGLTIGRDMLDEATFEASPYGAGARVLGIDHEKEGQEELELSRKGGRNGDTGKHKA; encoded by the coding sequence ATGGCAATGACGATCTCAGATGCCGTCGTACACACGCTCATTGATTGGGGCGTGGAAGTTGTCTTTGGTCTGCCCGGAGATGGAATCAACGGCTTCATGGAAGCTCTGCGCAAGGCGCAGGGAAGAATTCGCTATGTGCACATGAGGCACGAAGAAGCAGCAGCTATGGCGGCCTGCGGATATGCAAAGTTCTCGGGCAAGCTGGGTGTCTGCTTCTCAACTGCTGCCCCGGGTGCCATTCACATGCTGAATGGGCTCTACGACGCGAAGATCGATCAGGCTCCGGTACTCGCGATTACCGGTATGACCTACCACGACCTGATCGGTACGCACTACTTGCAAGACATGAATCAGGATTATCTCTTCCAGGATGTTGCCATCTACAACCAGCGGATCATGGGACCGGCGCATGTGGAGAACGTGGTGAATCTGGCGTGTCGCGCGGCATTGAGCCATCGTGGTGTGTCGCACATCTGCATTCCGATTGATTACCAGATTGCGACCATGTCAGAGCAGAAGCGCTCGCATCGCAATCTGCCCGGGCATGAGTCAGATGCGTTTACGATTCCACGACGCATTCCCGAACGCGCGCAGATCGAAAAAGCCGCGGCGGTATTCAAGAATAAGAAGAAGATCGCCATTCTCGCCGGAGCCGGCGCACGTGGTGCGCGCGAGGAGTTGGAACAGACGGCTGAGCGTCTCGGGGCGCCGGTTGTGAAAGCACTACTCGGAAAAGACTGTCTGCCGGACGACAGTCCCTATTGCGTCGGTGGGACGGGAGTAGTAGGTACCCGACCTTCATGGAACGCATTTAAGGAATGCGATGCGTTGCTGATCGTCGGCAGCTCTTTCCCTTATATCGAGTTCCTTCCCAAGCCGGGACAAGCTGTTGGTGTTCAGATCGATGACAAGCCTGAGCGTATTGGACTGCGTTATCCAGTGAACGTGGGGCTCGTCGGCGATGCGAAAGCTACTTTGCGCGAGCTGCTGGCATTTCTGCCGCGTAACAAAGATCGCGGCTTCCTCAAGCAAGCACAAAAGGAAGCGCGCGAATGGTGGGCGCTCATGGAAGAGCGCGGCACTCGTCGTGACAAGCCGATGAAGCCGCAGGTCATCACTTGGAATCTCTCGAAGATGCTTAAGGACGACGCGATTGTGTGCGGCGATTCAGGCACCGTCACCACTTGGATCGCGCGCATGATGCTGCGCAAAAACCAGAAGTTTTCCTTCAGCGGCACGCTATGCAGTATGGCTGCGGGCCTGCCTTATGCAATCGGAGCACAAGTCGCGTTTCCGCGCAGGCAGGTGGTTGCGTTTACCGGCGACGGCTCTCTCAGCATGATGATGGGAGATCTGGCTACGCTCGTTCAGCACAAGCTGCCGATAAAGCTGATCGTGGTCAAGAACAACACGCTAGGGCTAATTAAGTGGGAGCAAATGATCTTTCTCGGAAATCCGGAGTACGGCGTGGAGCTTGCGCCAATTGACTTTGTAAAAGTAGCCGAAGCCTGCGGACTGAAAGCTGTTTACATCGAGGAGCCGAAAAACTGCCACGATCAACTCAAACAAGCATTGAACATGGATGGACCCGTGGTGATTGAGTGTGTCGTCGATCCGCATGAACCGCCTTTGCCGCCGGTCATTACGAAACGTCAGACCAAGCATCTGGCAGAAGCGCTTGCACGCGGCGACCGCAATCGTGTGCCGATCGGCCTCACCATCGGACGAGACATGCTCGACGAAGCTACCTTCGAAGCGAGTCCGTATGGAGCGGGAGCGCGCGTGCTCGGAATCGATCACGAAAAGGAAGGTCAAGAGGAGCTGGAGCTTTCGAGAAAGGGCGGGCGCAATGGCGACACTGGTAAACATAAAGCCTAA